The Flavobacterium commune genome contains the following window.
TCAGTACTACCATCTTCTCCAATGACTAATTGGTAGGCAAAATTTGTTTTTTGCATCAAAATACTTTTTATAGTTTGCGCTATAAATTGTTCTTGATTGTAAGTAAGCATAAAAACACTAACTATGTATTGCTTCATTATCTCCTTTTTAAAAAACCTTATCTGTTAGAAAGTTTATTTCAATACTTCTTGAGTTGCCTTTAAATAATCTAAATTCCATTTTTGACAAGGTTCCAGATGATTTCCTTCTGCCCATTCATTCCACGCATTAATAAACAAAAATGGTTCTGGAACTTTATCCCAAGGATAATTATCCTTTATATGTTGCAACCAGCTTTTGTATTTTAGAGGAGATGATTCATGCAGAATAAAAGGGAAGTTCTTTTTCCTTGCTGAGTTATCCCACATGGGGGTAATTCCAGGAAAGACTTTTTGATTATAAACTTGCTGCATTTGATAATTAGAATAAGTCTCATAATCATTAATAACTATTTTAGGTTGTTTATAAATACCTAAAATTTTAGTACTTTTAATTTTGATTCTTTTCAATAAACTCATTTTTGGAGCTCTTGGTGTATCTGAAAAACTGGGCTGAAACTCAAATGCGAAATCAAAATATTCTGGAAATTTTTCTTTGACTGACTTTCGAGCAAAACCAATATATAAATCTGGGAAACCTTCTCTTTTAACGGCTTCTTTCCAAATTTGGATTGTTTTTTTTATATCCGAAAATAATTCAGGACGATAAATTATAAATATTGGTTTTCCACTTACTTTTATATATCGTGAATCTTTAAAATAAGTCAATAAATGGCTGATATGCTTAACATCATCTTCTTCAGAATACTCTTGCCTTAACAATATATCTCGTTCTGCTTCTATCCATGTTTTGGTCCAATTTTCGTTAGCCCAACACATCATAAAAGGAAGGTTTTCCTTGGAGTTTTTTAATTTTCTATCCAATGGTTCATACAACATTCTCTTTCCATTAAACCAGTAATGATAATAACAAAACCCATAAATTCCAAATTGCTTGGCTAAGGCCTCTTGAGCCAACCGAGCTTCTTCTAATCTTAAATCATAAAACCCTAAATCAGCAGGTAAATGTGGTTGATAATGCCCTAGAAATCGAGGAGCGGTTTTAGTCACATTTGTCCACTCAGTAAACCCTTTACCCCACCATTCATCATTCTCAGGTACAGGATGGAATTGGGGCAAATAAATAGCAATAGGTTTAATTTTTTGATGCATAATGGTAAATTCGAGCTAATTTATCTTTTATTCTTTTATATATTGATTTAGACCCTTTTTTCTGTATCTCTTTGTATTTTATCTTTGAAAGTTTCTGAAACTCTCTATTTTTTTCTGTTTTGAAAAAGTGCATTAAAATTAAAGCTGCTTTTAAAAAACCTAGTTTCATTATTTTAAAATCTACACTCATAGCTTTATTATGAATTCTGTATAAAGCTAAAACATTTTCATTGTTTTTTATACTCTCCGAATAATAAAAGAGCTTCGTCCAAAACACCCAATCTTCATGATTCAATAACGATTCATCGAAATTAAGTCGATGCTTATCTATTAGTATTTTTTTAAACAAAACTGAATGACATGGAATTGATTTTCTATATTCCCAATCTAAAATAATTTCTCTTTTGAACTCTTGTTCAGACAAAAACGGAGACAAATACCTATTTGGCACACTTCTCTCAGTATCATTTTCTAAAAAAGAAAAATAATCTGAAACACTAATATCATGAATTTGAAGGTCTTGTAACTGATATTCAAATTTCTCAGGTTTCAATAAATCATCAGCATCTAAGAGTTGTATATAATCTCCAGTCGCATTAGCTAAACCAATATTTCTTGCACTCGACAAACCTCCATTTCTTTTAAAAATATATTTGAAACGAGTATCTTTTTGCAACCATTGACGAACTTCTTCCTCAGTATTATCTTGACTCCCATCATTAATAATTATACATTCCCAGTGAATATATGTTTGATCCAATACAGATTGAAGCGTTTGCTCCAAAAAAGAAGCTTGATTATAACAAGGTATTATAACAGATATTTTTTGAGGCATAATTTATTTAGAAAAATAAAATTTGGTATTGTAAAGATTATAAAATATTATTTGTTCGAAGACAAATATATTCACATACAACTAAAGAATATTTCTCACCGCAAAAATACTTGACCAATGCTTATTATCTTTCCAAGCACAAAACCCTTTACTTTCAATAATTTTTAAAAACTTATTAAACTCATCTTCTTCAGTAATTGAATGCATTTCTATATTCATCATATACACTATGTCCATCCAACTTAAATCTTCTGATTCAAGAATTGCTTTTTCAGCACCTTCAATGTCCATCTTTAAATAATCTATATGGGTAAGCTTATTATCTTTAATTACACTATTCATACTCATCGATTGTACCTCTATAACCTCATCAATATTAAGATCATCATTGTTATCTATAATAGCATAAGCATCAAAATTTGAACTTTTTTTATATGATACTAAACCATCTTCACACCAAACGGCCTTATTATAAATCACAACATTATCATAAAATTTTATGTTTCTTTTTGCAAGAAGAAAATTTTGCTGGTTCATCTCATATCCAATAATTTTTGCTCCAGGATATAAATGCTTCATATGTGCTATAGTAAGACCAATGTTACTTCCCAAATCAAGTATTATGGAGTTATCCGATATTTTTGATGAACTAGGTGGTAAATGATATAAATCTTGTAAAACATAGTATACAACTTCTTTATCTATAAAATTTTTACGAATCTTAATAGTATGTTTCCACCCTTTTGGTTTCAAAAAAACGAATCCTTTTTTATTAGTATCTACTTTAATTTTTGATAATTTAATTTTATCCATCACATTAAATAATGAATGTGAACTTAACAAAGTTTTTATCACACGATAATTTCTCTTTAAAACTCGAAATATTTTCATTAGCGTTAAAATTATTAATAAGATGATAAAATTATTATTTTTAATTTCCTCTCACTTTTTTAAAACTGTCTCGGTTTATTTCCCATAAACTTTATCAAATACAAAAACCTTAAAACAGCATATCTAAACTCTATTATAAAGTTTTTACTACAGTTCCAAATACTCACAACCAATCCTTTTACAGCTTGCAATAAACTAATATCCTGATGCCATAATTGGTAATTACCTACTACATCGTTCCTAAATCGAAAAAAATGCTGTTGGGGTGTTCTTTTTATTTCGTAATGAAAGATAGCAGGTACAAATTCAATTTCGTAGCCGTTTTCTAAAACTCTTTTAGACCATTCTTTGTCTTCAAAAGTAGCTACATCTTCCCGGAACGGATGCTTTTCCCAAATTTTTTTACTAAAGGCAGAGCCTGAAAAAATCAATCCTGATTTGTTAGGATCGGTTTTAGCTGTAACCTTATTGATGTAATTTCGATAATCATTCGTTGAGTGCAAACAACGTAGTCCTGCTAAATTGGAATTGGCTTCCATTTTTTCTCTAATTAACTTAAAAAAATCATGACTCACTGGATAGGAATGAGCACTAAAAATCACCACAATAGGAAACTGAGCTTCCTGAGCCACCCGATTGGCACTACCGCCATAACTGAACTTTTCAATAGTTACAAAACGAGCGCCATATTGCATTGTTACTGCTTCACTATCATCAATAGATGAGTTATCAATTACAATGATTTCCGCAATATCCGCAGCATATCTTTCGGTTAAGTTCTTTAGCAGAAAAGACAAGGCTGTGGCCTGATTTTTATTTCGAATGACTACTGAAATCATTATTTATAATTTTATCAATCTGTTACAATTGTTTTCTTTCCAAAATAAATACTATAAGCCTGATTTTTCCACTCATTAGGATTAGCTGTAATATCATGAGCAAAAATAGTTATTGGTCTGCTATTTAATTTTGGCACTTTACAATTCGCTTCAACATTATTTTGAATCAATTGGTAACGATTTTTTAATTCCCTATCAAAATGAGATGCTGTGCCGCTTAACAAATCTTTGTAAGCCAACTTAACATTATTCTTTTTCCCTAATTGTAAAAAAATCAAAAGAACCAGGAAGTATTTTACCTCTTTGGAAAAACTAAACAAAACACGATTTGCATCATTAAATTTCGCTAATAAAACAAATATAGAATACATAAAACCTAATAAAAAAACAAAATAAACGGTATTAAGCGTTCTAAGTTGGGGAGCGCCACCAATACTCCAATAACTTGTAAAAAAGCCCATAAAAAGCAAACAGCAAATTACTAAAACTATCCCAACTGGATTTGTTTTTAAAAATTGAGATTCAAACTTTATCTTTTTTTTATTCAAATAATTTATATAAACCAATGAAGAAAGCACCATAAAAGGCATCCAAATTGCTAAATAAGTAGCTATACCATTGACTGTTTTCAACAATGCGTAAATAATTTTACGCTTATTAGGATAGCTGGAAGCTCTAATTACATTACCTGGTGAAAAATAAACTATAGCCGAACAAACCAAAGCAACGACAAATAAGGAGAGTAAAAAATAATTTATTTTCTGATCTCTATTATAATGAAATATTAGAGTTACGAGTAATAATAAATCAACAAATACCATTGCTGTTTCATTCGTCCCAACAACTATTGCTATTAAAAACAGTGTAAGAATAAAATACTTTAGAACATTTGTTTGGATTAATTTCAATAAAAAGTATATGAGCCAAATAAATAAAATATTGGATAACTGATACGTAATTGCTCCTGCTAACCAATAAAAACCTTCTGCAACGGTAGGTATTTGTATTAAATAAACAACCATAAACAAAAACATAAATACCAAACATTCTCTTTTATTTGTACTTCCTAATACTAAAAAAGAAATTCTATATATCGAATACAACAATACTATCAGTAAAAATATGGGGATAGATTTATAAATGTAATAAGGATTTTCGACTAAAGACTGTATGCTTAATATGGCTGTCGAAATATACCTTCCTGACCAATTATGATACCAAAATACTTGTGCCTCAACAAAACCACGTAGATGACCTATGTTGTGATAAAATATATCATCGGCACTAGGATTAGCATAAATAGAGATTAATAGAAAAGGTAAAATTGAAAGGAAACCGATTAAAACAATCCACCATTCTGTTTTTATTATTCTATCCAATAGTCTATTTTTAATGAATCGAATCATAAATTAAATATTTTTTTCAACATTTGAAACGGTTTCATAATCAACTTCCCTATTTTGTATTCCAATGATTTTTTCAACTCCATCTTTCCCATTCGATGCGTTTTGATGTAATAAAAAAGTACTTCGGCTGTGTTATCAAAATGCTTGCAATAAATATCTTTATGCTTTTTAAAAATATATTCCATATTCTTCTCCGCATATTTATTTCGAGTATCAACTAACATTGACTTTTTTGCCCTGCGATAGTAGAACAAAAATTCTTCAACAACTTTGTATTCTAATCCTCCCTTTGTAAGGGCAATCCAAAATTCCCAATCCTCATAACCTTTCTTCATCGTTTCATCATAGCCTCCCACTTCTTCCCAACACTTTTTTCTATACAACGATGTAGCCACTAATGTATTTTGAAATATCAAAGCATGATAAGTAGTCCCAATTGGTTTTAATTCGTAAACAATATTACTTAGCTTATTGGTGAAAAATTTTGTATAACAAGAAACTATTGCTAAGGTATCATTAGATTCTAAAACTGGTACTATTTTTTTTAAATAATCATGATGCAAAATATCATCAGCATCAAGGGGTAAAATAAATTCTCCTAAACTTGTTTTTATCCCTGCATTTCTGGCCGAAGGCAATCCTCCGTTTTCTTTATACAGGTATTTAAAACGGTTATCTTTTTCTAGCCATTCTTTAGCTACTAATTCGGTAGTATCAGGACTGCCGTCGTTAACAATAATACATTCCCAGTTGGCATAGCTTTGTTCTAAAACGGACTGCAAAGCCTCACTTAAATAATGAGCTTGCTTGTAACAAGGAACAATTATGGACACTAGTGTACTATTCATTTTAAAATTTATTTAAAAACCCAAATCGAATTAAGTACTTAATTATTCTTGAGCGTCTTAAACTATGGATTATTGTCATGTTTTTTAAAACATCTTCCAAATCCTGTGTATAAGCTGCATAATTAGATTGTAAAACCTCTTGCTTTTCTTTATCAATAAGCAGCTTGTTTTCTGACAAAGAACTTATTCCATCCAAATAAAATGTTGTTAGTGATTGGTCAACATGAAAGTATTTACAATTATACTTACAAACGCTATCAATAAAGAATTTCCAATCGGATACAATTTTAAAATCCTCTTTAAACAAACCAACTGTTTGAAACAATTCTTTCTTAATAAATATAGCAGGATGTGGTAAACTATCCTTTAAAAAATAAGCAAATGACAATGTATCCGGATATTCTTTTACAAATTTTTTATTCTCCCCTATCACATTCATATTAAAATAAATCAAATCATAATCTACTATTGCTTGTTGATTTTTTTCTAAAACTTTGTCATTATAAAAATGATCTCCACTATTCAAAAAAAGCAGATATTCGCCAGTTGCTCTGGCAATACCCTTATTCATAGCATGATACACTCCTTTATCTGGTTCGCTCACCCAATAATCAAATAAATTAGTATTTCGTTCTAAATAAGCCCTACTTCCATCAGTTGAACCTCCATCAATAATGATGTATTCAAACTCTTGCCAGATTTGAGAACGGACACTTTCTACAGTTTTTTGTAAACCTTTTAGATTATTATAGTTTACTGTGATTACGGAAATTTTAGGTTTCAAACTATATTTTTTAATTTTTACTTCTATACAAAAATGGAAAAAGCATTTGTCTATACCTAATAACTGGAAAATATTTAATACTAAACTTGGTAAAAAGGAGCTGAGGTTGTGAGAAAAAAAATTGTGCCCATGCTCCAATATCCTGATACAATTTATTTTGCTGTTTGTACTTCAACATCCAAATCCATTTTAATACATCATCAATAACAATAGTACTTACTTTGTTTTTACTACACCAAACAGCCATTGCTTCGTGCAGTTTTATGTTGAAAATTTTATACAATTCTTCATTATCAAAAATATTATCCTCATGCACTCCTCTTATGGCAACAGCCTTATCAATAATTCCCGTTTCTAAACGGCACTTGATAGCCATTTTCCAAAACATTTCGGAATCTTCAGCAACTATTAATTCCTCATTAAATAATCCTGTAACATCAAAAACGGATTTTTTAACAGTTAATCCGTTAATGTGAAAATGTCCACATTTACCATACAATAAATTTTTAAACAAGGCTTCTGGAGCGACTTTTTGTCTAACCGTATAGAGTTGGTGTGTTTTTAATTCCAATTCCGTTGCAGGTCTATAAAAATAAAAACCCACTGCATTATAAACTCCATCACAAGTTGGATTTTCTCTAAATAGTTTGAAATCATTGGCAAAACGATTGGGTAAAAAATAATCATCGGCATCCAGAAAAGCAATATAATTTCCTACGGATTTTTGAATACCTAAGTTTCTACTAGCCGAACGTCCTTTATTGACTTTATTAGGGTGATGGTATAATTTAACTATAGGATACTTAGAATGGAACTGTTCTACTATTTGCTGTGTAGCATCAGTACTTCCATCATTAATCACAATAATTTCAGTTACTTCCTTTTGTTCCAGAACTGATTGAATCGCTTTTTCAATAAAGCGTTCTACATTATAGGCAGGAATAATAACCGAAAGTGTTTGTTTCATTTTGAATGCTAAAATTTATTTAGTAAACCTAGTTTGATTAACCAGTTTATTTTACGCGATTTTCTTAAATTTCTTAGTACTCTTTGCAATCTAAAATTCTCCTTTAAATCATTCAGCAAAACAGAGAATTCTACTTCTAAAACTGCTTTCCTTTCTGCTGCAATTAAAGCATGATTTTCTTCTAAAGAACTAATACCTCCTTTATAAAAAGTCGAAAACACATCAGCAACTTTTCGGTAAGTACAATTGTATTTTAAAATTGCCATCAGTAAAAATTTCCAATCAGCAACTATTTTTAAATCCTCATCATAATAACCCAGTTTATCAAACACTTCTTTTTTAATAAAAGTACATTGATGACAAGGCAAATTGTTATGAAGATAATAAAAAGAAAATTCTTTTGGGTTTTCTAAAGTGAATGAAGATTCATTATCCACCACATTGATATCAAAATAAATAAAATCTTCATCTTTTAATTGATTTTGAACCTTAAACAATGAAGAAGTACCATTCAAATGATCTCCACTATTCAAAAAAAGTAAGTATTCCCCAGTAGCTACTTTAATTCCTTTATTCATGGCATTGTAAATCCCTTTATCGGGTTCGCTCACCCAATAATCAAAATATTCTTTTTGACTTTCAATATATGTTGCACTTCCATCAGTTGAACCACCATCAATAACAATATACTCCAACTCTTTCCAAGTTTGACTAACAACACTCTCGACCGTTTTTTTTAAACCTTCCAGATTGTTGTAATTGATGGTTATGATGGATAATTTAGGCATTTTTAATTCTTTTTTGCAATTTCTAAATCACTTAGCACCATTTCTTTGACCATTGAAGCCAAATCATATTCTAATGTCCAACCTAATTGACTCACAGCCTTAGTTGGATTACCTATTAACAAATCTACTTCGGTAGGACGATAATAGTTAGTATCCACCTTTACCACTATGCTCCCTATTGGTAATTCCAATTCTGGATTATGGCATTGTTTTATGATTCCAACTTCATTTTCATTTGCTCCTGTAAATTCCAGTTCGACACCACATTCAGCAAATGCCATACTCACAAACTCACGAACCGAAGTGGTTTTTCCGGTTGCAATCACAAAATCTTCTGCCTTTGGCTGTTGCATCATCAACCACATGGCTCTTACATAATCTTTAGCATGTCCCCAATCGCGTTGGGCATTTAAGTTCCCTAAAAACAAACAATCCTGTTTACCCAGCACAATACGTGCCACAGCCATGGTTATTTTTCGGGTCACAAAGGTTTCGCCCCTACGAGGTGATTCATGATTAAAAAGAATACCATTACAGGCATACATATTATAGGCTTCCCGATAATTTTTCACAATCCAAAATCCATATAATTTAGCCACTCCATAAGGTGAACGAGGATAAAAAGGAGTAGTCTCTGACTGAGGGACTTCTTGTACAGAACCATATAATTCCGAAGTAGAAGCTTGGTAAAATCTCGTTTTATTGGTCAGCCCTAAAATCCGAATGGCTTCCAGAATTCTTAAAACACCTATTCCATCTACATTAGCCACATATTCAGGAGAATCAAAACTAACCTTTACATGAGACATGGCTCCAAGATTGTAAATCTCGTCGGGTTGTACTTCCTGAATAATTCTGATAATATTAGTTGCATCAGACAAATCACCATAGTGTAATTTGAAATTTACATTTTCTTCATGTAAATCCATATACAAATGATCGATACGTTGGGTATTAAAAGAAGAGGCTCTCCTTTTTATACCATGTACTTCATAGCCTTTTTCTAATAACAATTCGGCTAAATAAGATCCGTCCTGTCCTGTAATACCTGTTATTAAAGCCTTTTTCATTGTTTACTCCTGCTGTTATATCGTTTTTTGTAATCCTATAAAAAATAGGCTATCTTTCAAAACTTATTTAAAATTGAAATTTATAACACGAATTTTTCTTCATACACCTTAGCGATTCCTTTTTCTAAAGGAATTGTAGCTTTCCAACCCATTTGATTGATTTTAGACACATCCATCAATTTTCTTGGGGTTCCGTTAGGTTTTGAGGTATCCCAAATTACCTCTCCTTCATAACCTACAATATTTTTCACTAAATATGCTAATTCTTTTATGGATAAATCCATTCCAATTCCTACATTTACATGTCCTAAATTATCATACTGCTGGATTAAAAAATGACAAGCTTCGGCTAAATCATCCACATGCAAAAATTCTCTTAAAGGAGAACCATCACCCCATAAAGTAACTTCAGGATAATTATTGATTTTAGCTTCATGAAATTTCCGCAATAGGGCTGGTAAGACATGTGAGTTTTGCAAATCGTAATTATCATTAGGTCCATATAAATTAGTGGGCATTGCCGAAATAAAATTACAGCCGTACTGACTTCTATAGGCATCACACATTTTAATACCTGCAATTTTAGCTATGGCATAAGGCTCGTTAGTAGGTTCTAATAAACCCGTTAATAAATAATCTTCTTTTAAAGGTTGTGGCGCTAATTTAGGATAAATACAGCTCGAACCCAAAAACAATAATTTCTTAACCTTATGCAAATAGCTTTGATGAATTACATTATTTTGAATCATCAAATTGTCATATAAAAAGTCTGCTCTATAGGTGTTATTGGCTATTATGCCTCCTACTTTTGCAGCTGCCAGAAATACATAGTCAGGTTGTTCCTGAGTAAAAAAAGCTGCTACAGCTACAGTATCTCTTAAATCAAGTTCAGATGAAGTGCGAGTAACTATATTATAAAACCCTCTACCTATAAGATTTCTATAAATGGCACTACCTACCATGCCGTTGTGACCCGCAATATATATTTTGGAGTTGATGTTCATCTTGATATCTAACTATAACTTATTAATTTCATCTTTTTTCAAAGCATATACCCCTCTACTTGCATAAACGGTTTCCAAAACTCAAAATTATATTTCCACCAAGCGTGACAGCCCATAGGCAATTTTTCGTGATTTATTTCATAAAGATATTCTGGTTTAACTTCAAATGCAAATTGTAAGGCTTCTTCAATCGGAGCTATCTTAAAATCTTTTATTTCTTTAGTAAAAATTTCAGCTATAAAAGCATCTTCATTTTTATGTATTCCCAATTGTATTGTATAATTTTCCCCCCAATAAATGCGTAAATAATTAAGCCATGTTGACAACTTAAATGCCAATTTGTTTGTTTTTCCAAAAGTATGATAGGCAGATTCTTTAATGTATATTTTTTTTATGGCTCTTTGCATGACTTTTACATTCCGCAATGAAAAACCTGAATTCCCCACTCCTAAAAACTCATCAGTTGGATTATCAAAACCTACAAACCAAGGTGCTCCTATATAATCATAAGCTTTATTACACCAATGCAAAAGCTCATCTTTAAATACAAAAGCATCTAATTCATAGGTTAATAAAAACTCATAATCAGCAAACAATTTATAAAAAAACTGGCTCAATTTGAGCTTGTTGTATTTTTCTACTGATGATTGCCAAATTGGATCTATAAAAACCACTTCAAAAACAGGAACTACTGCTTTGTATTTATTGAGATTCAATCCCTCAGGAGCTAGTATTCTAATCGGATGCTTTCCTAGAACCTTATAACATTGCTGAAACGATATCAACTCTAATTTACTTGGGGTTTCAGAATGTATAGGTATTACAACAACTACTTTTTTATTGTTTCTAGCCATACACTAAAACTTTAACTGCCTTTTTTATTCTATTCCCTATTTTAGTCCATAATGTTTTTTTCTTTTTAATCACTTTGTTAACTATTACCTTAGGGTAATAAAAAACACTCAGATTAGCAATTATGCGTACATTATTATCTAAAAGTCTTTGCTGATAATCAGCAAACAGAGGAATT
Protein-coding sequences here:
- a CDS encoding glycosyltransferase family 2 protein; the encoded protein is MPQKISVIIPCYNQASFLEQTLQSVLDQTYIHWECIIINDGSQDNTEEEVRQWLQKDTRFKYIFKRNGGLSSARNIGLANATGDYIQLLDADDLLKPEKFEYQLQDLQIHDISVSDYFSFLENDTERSVPNRYLSPFLSEQEFKREIILDWEYRKSIPCHSVLFKKILIDKHRLNFDESLLNHEDWVFWTKLFYYSESIKNNENVLALYRIHNKAMSVDFKIMKLGFLKAALILMHFFKTEKNREFQKLSKIKYKEIQKKGSKSIYKRIKDKLARIYHYASKN
- a CDS encoding glycosyltransferase family 2 protein, translated to MISVVIRNKNQATALSFLLKNLTERYAADIAEIIVIDNSSIDDSEAVTMQYGARFVTIEKFSYGGSANRVAQEAQFPIVVIFSAHSYPVSHDFFKLIREKMEANSNLAGLRCLHSTNDYRNYINKVTAKTDPNKSGLIFSGSAFSKKIWEKHPFREDVATFEDKEWSKRVLENGYEIEFVPAIFHYEIKRTPQQHFFRFRNDVVGNYQLWHQDISLLQAVKGLVVSIWNCSKNFIIEFRYAVLRFLYLIKFMGNKPRQF
- a CDS encoding glycosyltransferase WbsX family protein translates to MHQKIKPIAIYLPQFHPVPENDEWWGKGFTEWTNVTKTAPRFLGHYQPHLPADLGFYDLRLEEARLAQEALAKQFGIYGFCYYHYWFNGKRMLYEPLDRKLKNSKENLPFMMCWANENWTKTWIEAERDILLRQEYSEEDDVKHISHLLTYFKDSRYIKVSGKPIFIIYRPELFSDIKKTIQIWKEAVKREGFPDLYIGFARKSVKEKFPEYFDFAFEFQPSFSDTPRAPKMSLLKRIKIKSTKILGIYKQPKIVINDYETYSNYQMQQVYNQKVFPGITPMWDNSARKKNFPFILHESSPLKYKSWLQHIKDNYPWDKVPEPFLFINAWNEWAEGNHLEPCQKWNLDYLKATQEVLK
- a CDS encoding GDP-L-fucose synthase family protein, whose protein sequence is MNINSKIYIAGHNGMVGSAIYRNLIGRGFYNIVTRTSSELDLRDTVAVAAFFTQEQPDYVFLAAAKVGGIIANNTYRADFLYDNLMIQNNVIHQSYLHKVKKLLFLGSSCIYPKLAPQPLKEDYLLTGLLEPTNEPYAIAKIAGIKMCDAYRSQYGCNFISAMPTNLYGPNDNYDLQNSHVLPALLRKFHEAKINNYPEVTLWGDGSPLREFLHVDDLAEACHFLIQQYDNLGHVNVGIGMDLSIKELAYLVKNIVGYEGEVIWDTSKPNGTPRKLMDVSKINQMGWKATIPLEKGIAKVYEEKFVL
- a CDS encoding glycosyltransferase family 2 protein; this encodes MKQTLSVIIPAYNVERFIEKAIQSVLEQKEVTEIIVINDGSTDATQQIVEQFHSKYPIVKLYHHPNKVNKGRSASRNLGIQKSVGNYIAFLDADDYFLPNRFANDFKLFRENPTCDGVYNAVGFYFYRPATELELKTHQLYTVRQKVAPEALFKNLLYGKCGHFHINGLTVKKSVFDVTGLFNEELIVAEDSEMFWKMAIKCRLETGIIDKAVAIRGVHEDNIFDNEELYKIFNIKLHEAMAVWCSKNKVSTIVIDDVLKWIWMLKYKQQNKLYQDIGAWAQFFFSQPQLLFTKFSIKYFPVIRYRQMLFPFLYRSKN
- a CDS encoding glycosyltransferase family 2 protein, which gives rise to MKPKISVITVNYNNLKGLQKTVESVRSQIWQEFEYIIIDGGSTDGSRAYLERNTNLFDYWVSEPDKGVYHAMNKGIARATGEYLLFLNSGDHFYNDKVLEKNQQAIVDYDLIYFNMNVIGENKKFVKEYPDTLSFAYFLKDSLPHPAIFIKKELFQTVGLFKEDFKIVSDWKFFIDSVCKYNCKYFHVDQSLTTFYLDGISSLSENKLLIDKEKQEVLQSNYAAYTQDLEDVLKNMTIIHSLRRSRIIKYLIRFGFLNKF
- a CDS encoding glycosyltransferase family 2 protein; the encoded protein is MNSTLVSIIVPCYKQAHYLSEALQSVLEQSYANWECIIVNDGSPDTTELVAKEWLEKDNRFKYLYKENGGLPSARNAGIKTSLGEFILPLDADDILHHDYLKKIVPVLESNDTLAIVSCYTKFFTNKLSNIVYELKPIGTTYHALIFQNTLVATSLYRKKCWEEVGGYDETMKKGYEDWEFWIALTKGGLEYKVVEEFLFYYRRAKKSMLVDTRNKYAEKNMEYIFKKHKDIYCKHFDNTAEVLFYYIKTHRMGKMELKKSLEYKIGKLIMKPFQMLKKIFNL
- a CDS encoding glycosyltransferase family 2 protein codes for the protein MPKLSIITINYNNLEGLKKTVESVVSQTWKELEYIVIDGGSTDGSATYIESQKEYFDYWVSEPDKGIYNAMNKGIKVATGEYLLFLNSGDHLNGTSSLFKVQNQLKDEDFIYFDINVVDNESSFTLENPKEFSFYYLHNNLPCHQCTFIKKEVFDKLGYYDEDLKIVADWKFLLMAILKYNCTYRKVADVFSTFYKGGISSLEENHALIAAERKAVLEVEFSVLLNDLKENFRLQRVLRNLRKSRKINWLIKLGLLNKF
- a CDS encoding FkbM family methyltransferase produces the protein MKIFRVLKRNYRVIKTLLSSHSLFNVMDKIKLSKIKVDTNKKGFVFLKPKGWKHTIKIRKNFIDKEVVYYVLQDLYHLPPSSSKISDNSIILDLGSNIGLTIAHMKHLYPGAKIIGYEMNQQNFLLAKRNIKFYDNVVIYNKAVWCEDGLVSYKKSSNFDAYAIIDNNDDLNIDEVIEVQSMSMNSVIKDNKLTHIDYLKMDIEGAEKAILESEDLSWMDIVYMMNIEMHSITEEDEFNKFLKIIESKGFCAWKDNKHWSSIFAVRNIL
- the gmd gene encoding GDP-mannose 4,6-dehydratase, translated to MKKALITGITGQDGSYLAELLLEKGYEVHGIKRRASSFNTQRIDHLYMDLHEENVNFKLHYGDLSDATNIIRIIQEVQPDEIYNLGAMSHVKVSFDSPEYVANVDGIGVLRILEAIRILGLTNKTRFYQASTSELYGSVQEVPQSETTPFYPRSPYGVAKLYGFWIVKNYREAYNMYACNGILFNHESPRRGETFVTRKITMAVARIVLGKQDCLFLGNLNAQRDWGHAKDYVRAMWLMMQQPKAEDFVIATGKTTSVREFVSMAFAECGVELEFTGANENEVGIIKQCHNPELELPIGSIVVKVDTNYYRPTEVDLLIGNPTKAVSQLGWTLEYDLASMVKEMVLSDLEIAKKN
- a CDS encoding DUF6056 family protein, yielding MDRIIKTEWWIVLIGFLSILPFLLISIYANPSADDIFYHNIGHLRGFVEAQVFWYHNWSGRYISTAILSIQSLVENPYYIYKSIPIFLLIVLLYSIYRISFLVLGSTNKRECLVFMFLFMVVYLIQIPTVAEGFYWLAGAITYQLSNILFIWLIYFLLKLIQTNVLKYFILTLFLIAIVVGTNETAMVFVDLLLLVTLIFHYNRDQKINYFLLSLFVVALVCSAIVYFSPGNVIRASSYPNKRKIIYALLKTVNGIATYLAIWMPFMVLSSLVYINYLNKKKIKFESQFLKTNPVGIVLVICCLLFMGFFTSYWSIGGAPQLRTLNTVYFVFLLGFMYSIFVLLAKFNDANRVLFSFSKEVKYFLVLLIFLQLGKKNNVKLAYKDLLSGTASHFDRELKNRYQLIQNNVEANCKVPKLNSRPITIFAHDITANPNEWKNQAYSIYFGKKTIVTD